The Flavobacterium jumunjinense genome includes a region encoding these proteins:
- a CDS encoding DUF349 domain-containing protein, with amino-acid sequence MLEEKNDNLPQADGQENQESQENVITINQSALDEIDNSNAEENEDDSIQDKHIIPMLDYDSLSMEELTSELDKLVHNHKVMAIKDHVEEIRKSFMNQYHELLDEKRDEFNSSNTDENATFEYHFPLKNKFDAAYDDYKTNRNNHYNQLQKNLKSNLGSRNEIIEELKLLVDGTEENLSISDMFKRLNDIRDKWKAAGAIPRDKYNIVWNNFHFHIERFYDLMHLDKEARDQDLKNNLELKQAIIEKAKTLLDETDIMKAFRELQLLHRVWKEEIGPVDREYREAIWNEFSEITKQIHDRREVYFGQAKEREVENLTKKKEIIAQIVTLGEEKIHSHNGWQSQIKKMEALRESFFKAGKVPVEVTEQTWTAFKTVVRAFNANKNAFYKDIKHEQQENLNKKLALVEKAQSLKENEDFNATTPVMKKIQDDWKKIGHVPRKYSDKIWKDFKDACNHYFDRMHEVRNTENEEEVQAFEKKKDYLDNLKSFELVGDHKTDLDAIKVHIESWKSLGKVPFNRRHIEGKFNKILDALFEKLSLSKKDTEMMKFDAKLDQWVANEDERSIEKEQFFLRKKIDEVQNEIFQLENNIQFISSSSKGENPFIKEVQKSIERHKEELKLWKEKLSKLRAI; translated from the coding sequence ATGTTAGAAGAAAAGAATGATAACCTGCCACAAGCAGACGGACAAGAAAACCAAGAGTCTCAAGAAAATGTAATTACAATTAATCAATCTGCTTTAGATGAAATTGATAATTCAAATGCCGAAGAAAATGAAGACGACTCCATTCAGGATAAGCACATCATACCAATGTTGGATTATGATTCACTTTCAATGGAAGAACTTACTTCAGAACTAGACAAACTAGTTCACAACCACAAGGTAATGGCTATTAAAGACCATGTGGAGGAAATAAGAAAGTCTTTCATGAATCAATATCACGAATTATTAGATGAAAAACGTGATGAATTTAATAGCTCAAACACCGATGAAAATGCTACTTTTGAATATCATTTCCCTCTAAAAAACAAATTTGATGCAGCATATGATGATTATAAAACCAATAGAAATAATCATTATAACCAACTTCAGAAGAATTTAAAAAGTAACCTAGGATCTAGAAACGAGATAATTGAAGAATTGAAATTACTTGTTGACGGAACAGAAGAGAATCTTTCTATTAGCGACATGTTTAAGAGATTAAACGATATTCGCGATAAATGGAAAGCTGCTGGAGCAATTCCTAGAGATAAATATAATATTGTTTGGAATAATTTCCATTTTCATATTGAGCGTTTTTATGATTTAATGCATTTAGACAAAGAAGCTCGTGATCAAGATTTAAAAAACAATCTTGAGCTAAAACAAGCTATAATTGAAAAAGCAAAAACATTATTAGACGAAACAGATATAATGAAGGCTTTCCGTGAATTACAACTTTTACACCGGGTTTGGAAAGAAGAAATTGGACCTGTAGACAGAGAATATCGTGAAGCTATTTGGAATGAATTTAGTGAAATAACGAAACAAATTCACGACAGAAGAGAAGTATATTTCGGACAAGCAAAAGAAAGAGAAGTAGAAAATCTAACTAAAAAGAAAGAGATTATTGCTCAAATAGTTACTTTAGGAGAAGAAAAAATTCATTCTCATAACGGTTGGCAGTCACAAATTAAAAAAATGGAAGCATTACGCGAAAGTTTCTTTAAGGCTGGAAAAGTACCAGTTGAAGTTACTGAGCAAACTTGGACTGCATTTAAAACGGTTGTTAGAGCATTTAATGCAAACAAAAACGCATTCTACAAAGATATTAAGCACGAACAACAAGAAAACTTAAATAAGAAGTTAGCATTAGTAGAGAAAGCTCAGTCATTAAAAGAAAATGAAGACTTTAATGCGACAACTCCAGTAATGAAGAAAATTCAAGACGACTGGAAAAAAATCGGACACGTTCCTCGTAAATATTCTGATAAAATTTGGAAGGATTTCAAAGATGCATGTAATCATTATTTTGATAGAATGCACGAGGTGAGAAATACAGAAAATGAAGAAGAAGTGCAAGCTTTCGAAAAAAAGAAAGACTATTTAGACAACTTAAAATCATTTGAACTAGTTGGAGATCATAAAACCGATTTAGACGCTATTAAGGTACATATAGAATCTTGGAAAAGTCTTGGGAAAGTTCCTTTTAACAGAAGACATATTGAAGGGAAATTCAACAAAATACTAGATGCATTGTTTGAAAAACTTAGTTTATCTAAAAAAGATACTGAGATGATGAAATTCGATGCGAAATTAGATCAATGGGTTGCAAATGAAGATGAGCGTTCTATTGAAAAAGAGCAATTCTTCTTAAGAAAGAAAATTGACGAAGTTCAAAACGAAATATTCCAATTAGAAAATAATATTCAATTTATAAGTAGTAGTTCTAAAGGTGAAAATCCATTTATTAAAGAAGTGCAAAAAAGTATTGAAAGACACAAAGAAGAATTAAAACTTTGGAAAGAAAAACTTAGTAAACTAAGAGCTATTTAA
- a CDS encoding shikimate dehydrogenase family protein → MSKKKNKEKKQIKFGLVGKNISYSFSKNYFNEKFQTLHFDNCEYVNFDIESIKNFPNIILETKGLKGLNVTIPYKEDVIPYLDKLSKNAKKIGAVNTIVVSKKKKLKGYNTDHYGFKKTLKPLLADHHKKALILGTGGVSKAIAFALRRLKIEFDFVSRNPTEFELSYEELTHEVFEEYQIIINTTPLGTHPNIEEAPNLDYSLFTDKHIAYDLVYNPEETTFLKQAKANGATIKNGYEMLLFQAEKAWNVWNR, encoded by the coding sequence ATGTCAAAGAAGAAAAATAAGGAGAAAAAACAAATAAAATTTGGATTAGTAGGTAAAAACATCAGCTACTCTTTTTCTAAAAATTATTTCAACGAAAAATTTCAGACACTTCACTTTGATAATTGTGAATATGTAAATTTCGACATTGAATCTATAAAAAATTTCCCTAATATCATATTGGAAACTAAAGGTTTAAAAGGCCTAAATGTTACAATTCCCTACAAAGAAGATGTTATCCCTTATTTAGACAAGCTTTCCAAAAATGCAAAAAAGATTGGTGCAGTAAATACCATTGTAGTCTCAAAAAAGAAAAAATTAAAAGGTTACAATACCGATCATTATGGCTTTAAAAAAACATTAAAACCATTATTAGCTGACCACCATAAAAAAGCTTTAATATTAGGAACAGGTGGTGTTAGTAAAGCAATAGCATTTGCACTTAGGAGATTAAAAATAGAATTCGATTTTGTTTCTCGAAATCCAACAGAATTTGAACTTTCTTATGAAGAACTAACCCATGAAGTTTTTGAAGAATATCAAATTATCATTAATACAACTCCACTTGGAACCCATCCTAATATAGAAGAAGCTCCAAACTTAGATTATTCTTTATTTACAGACAAGCATATTGCTTATGACTTGGTTTATAATCCTGAAGAAACAACTTTCCTAAAACAAGCAAAAGCAAATGGAGCAACCATTAAAAACGGTTATGAAATGCTTCTTTTTCAAGCTGAAAAAGCATGGAATGTTTGGAATAGGTAA